One genomic segment of Arachis duranensis cultivar V14167 chromosome 4, aradu.V14167.gnm2.J7QH, whole genome shotgun sequence includes these proteins:
- the LOC127746492 gene encoding toll/interleukin-1 receptor-like protein isoform X2: protein MASASSSASIPPPRSCTYDVFLSFRGEDTRTGFTGHLYAALNRKGITTYKDDKNLRKGHVISKELLKAIDESMFAVIVFSPDYASSSWCLDELQKIMECKNQLGLQIETVFYGVEPCDVRHQRGIFEEAFKKHEQRHDREKVKRWRDALTQVAAHSDMESTVRRQIFCYFHIGGNIEVVPNQKIIYHGGKIIGELIEEGCTHSNLMHKIWLRTKENMQNKRITYTLMYISWR from the exons ATGGCATCCGCCTCTTCTTCTGCTTCAATCCCACCACCACGATCATGCACCTATGACGTGTTcttgagttttagaggagaagACACTCGCACAGGCTTCACTGGCCATCTCTATGCGGCCCTCAACAGGAAGGGAATCACAACCTACAAAGATGACAAAAACCTTCGCAAAGGCCATGTTATTTCAAAAGAACTCCTCAAAGCAATTGACGAGTCCATGTTTGCTGTTATTGTTTTCTCACCGGACTATGCTTCCTCCAGTTGGTGCTTGGACGAGCTCCAAAAGATCATGGAGTGTAAGAACCAGCTGGGGCTACAGATCGAGACTGTGTTCTACGGTGTGGAGCCTTGTGATGTGAGGCACCAAAGAGGAATCTTTGAGGAAGCTTTCAAGAAACACGAACAGAGACATGACCGTGAGAAGGTCAAGAGATGGAGAGATGCGCTAACACAAGTTGCTGCTCATTCTG ACATGGAATCTACTGTTCGTcgacaaattttttgttattttcacaTTGGAGGTAATATTGAAGTTGTACCAAACcagaaaattatttatcatggaggAAAAATTATAGGAGAGCTAATTGAAGAAGGATGCACGCATTCAAATTTAATGCATAAGATATGGCTTCGaaccaaagaaaatatgcaGAATAAACGCATTACCTACACA CTCATGTATATATCATGGAGGTAG
- the LOC127746492 gene encoding toll/interleukin-1 receptor-like protein isoform X3 yields MASASSSASIPPPRSCTYDVFLSFRGEDTRTGFTGHLYAALNRKGITTYKDDKNLRKGHVISKELLKAIDESMFAVIVFSPDYASSSWCLDELQKIMECKNQLGLQIETVFYGVEPCDVRHQRGIFEEAFKKHEQRHDREKVKRWRDALTQVAAHSGWTSKNEHGIYCSSTNFLLFSHWR; encoded by the exons ATGGCATCCGCCTCTTCTTCTGCTTCAATCCCACCACCACGATCATGCACCTATGACGTGTTcttgagttttagaggagaagACACTCGCACAGGCTTCACTGGCCATCTCTATGCGGCCCTCAACAGGAAGGGAATCACAACCTACAAAGATGACAAAAACCTTCGCAAAGGCCATGTTATTTCAAAAGAACTCCTCAAAGCAATTGACGAGTCCATGTTTGCTGTTATTGTTTTCTCACCGGACTATGCTTCCTCCAGTTGGTGCTTGGACGAGCTCCAAAAGATCATGGAGTGTAAGAACCAGCTGGGGCTACAGATCGAGACTGTGTTCTACGGTGTGGAGCCTTGTGATGTGAGGCACCAAAGAGGAATCTTTGAGGAAGCTTTCAAGAAACACGAACAGAGACATGACCGTGAGAAGGTCAAGAGATGGAGAGATGCGCTAACACAAGTTGCTGCTCATTCTGGTTGGACCTCTAAAAATGA ACATGGAATCTACTGTTCGTcgacaaattttttgttattttcacaTTGGAGGTAA
- the LOC127746492 gene encoding uncharacterized protein LOC127746492 isoform X1 has product MGKNTSFLVVRHFIKNHKHSAQDVLESTHSFRSNLVSSIIVDKLRLTPDKLPNDIRNDIFKEYGFSLTYHQAWAAKEKALAEINGVPKDSYMLIPWICNRLVKTDPQTVAKWTCSPSYQFEKLFVAYGCCVTGFLRGAMPILFIDGCHLSGPYKGTLLAVSTCDANNDLFPIAYAIVSAENNENWLWFLSNLKELTGSIPVTLISDKHPSIIAAVEQVYDRDRHAYCYRHVKENFCAETKKLQRGIRGEVKEDAKKLLDAVCYARFGTEFTEAVEQLRAFSPELANWLENKGDINKWAKSQFPHRRWDLITTNVAESFNSWIRKERTHSICALITEHRDKLANVLYTAKLEMTKWKNEVGPKIDKILMEHVARSEFLKAGRYGDHNVMVRGSNVDVCVNLLRKECTCLEWQMTGIPCPHACAAIKLLHGNIYTYVEECYLKSSQEKIYASSMIPIETHDMPDVNNLTLTDWENNIFLMPPTTTRPPGRPCKKRRESQFQDVHVYKCSRCDQSGHNRSKCRNPNPEKI; this is encoded by the coding sequence ATGGGAAAAAATACTTCGTTTCTCGTGGTGAGACATTTTATCAAGAATCATAAGCACTCAGCTCAAGATGTATTGGAGAGTACTCACTCTTTCAGATCTAATTTGGTGTCTTCAATTATTGTCGACAAGTTGAGATTAACTCCCGACAAGTTGCCTAATGACATACGAAATGATATTTTCAAGGAATACGGATTTTCACTAACATATCACCAAGCTTGGGCTGCAAAGGAGAAAGCATTAGCTGAAATTAATGGCGTACCTAAAGATTCATATATGCTAATTCCCTGGATATGTAATCGTTTAGTGAAAACTGATCCACAAACAGTTGCAAAATGGACATGCTCTCCTAGTTATCAATTTGAAAAGCTTTTTGTTGCATATGGGTGTTGTGTGACAGGTTTTCTTCGTGGAGCAATGCCTATATTATTTATTGATGGTTGCCACTTAAGTGGTCCATACAAGGGAACTCTTCTAGCTGTCTCTACATGCGATGCAAATAATGATTTATTTCCGATTGCGTATGCAATTGTTAGTGCTGAAAATAATGAGAATTGGCTTTGGTTCCTATCTAATTTGAAAGAACTAACTGGGTCAATTCCAGTTACGTTAATATCTGATAAGCATCCATCAATTATTGCAGCTGTGGAGCAAGTATATGACAGGGATAGACATGCTTATTGTTATCGACAtgtgaaagaaaatttttgtgCAGAAACTAAAAAGTTACAGAGGGGAATACGCGGTGAAGTAAAAGAAGATGCAAAAAAACTACTAGACGCAGTTTGTTATGCCCGTTTTGGCACAGAATTTACAGAAGCTGTGGAACAACTTCGTGCATTTTCACCAGAACTTGCAAATTGGTTAGAGAATAAAGGAGATATTAACAAATGGGCAAAGTCACAATTCCCTCATCGACGATGGGACCTCATAACTACCAATGTAGCTGAATCATTTAATTCATggataagaaaagagaggacTCATAGTATTTGTGCTTTAATAACAGAGCATAGAGACAAACTTGCAAATGTGTTATATACTGCAAAGTTAGAGATGACTAAATGGAAGAATGAAGTTGGGCCaaagattgataaaatattGATGGAGCATGTAGCTAGAAGTGAGTTTCTTAAAGCAGGGAGATATGGAGATCATAATGTTATGGTTAGAGGGTCAAATGTTGATGTATGTGTGAATCTACTACGCAAAGAATGTACATGTCTTGAATGGCAAATGACTGGAATTCCATGTCCACATGCTTGTGCtgcaattaaattattacatgGCAACATCTACACCTATGTAGAGGAGTGCTATCTGAAAAGTTCACAAGAAAAGATTTATGCGAGCAGTATGATCCCAATTGAAACTCATGATATGCCTGATGTTAACAACCTAACCCTAACAGACTGggagaataatatttttcttatgcCACCTACAACAACTCGTCCTCCGGGAAGACCATGCAAGAAGCGCCGGGAGTCACAATTTCAAGATGTGCATGTTTACAAATGTAGCCGATGTGATCAAAGTGGTCATAATCGTTCTAAatgtagaaatcctaatccagaaaaaatatga